In Lampris incognitus isolate fLamInc1 chromosome 20, fLamInc1.hap2, whole genome shotgun sequence, one genomic interval encodes:
- the stk26 gene encoding serine/threonine-protein kinase 26 isoform X2: MEVPGMQSSHVDPEELFTKLDRIGKGSFGEVFKGIDNRSTSVVAIKTIDLEEAEDEIEDIQQEITVLSQCDSPYITKYYGSYLKGSKLWIIMEYLGGGSALDLLRAGPFDESQIATMLKEILKGLDYLHSEKKIHRDIKAANVLLSEHGQVKLADFGVAGQLTDTQIKRETFVGTPFWMAPEVIQQSAYDSKADIWSLGITAIELAKGEPPNSDMHPMRVLFHIPKSPPPTLTGDFSKSFKEFTEACLNKDPGFRPTAKELLKHKFIVKHCKKTSYLSELIDRYRRWKEEGHSGSSSDDSDSESSNKENSQSPEWSFTTVRKKKTESRKVLNGTGQDQLSKSTSLTTVISPVFTELKQQHKDQSEQRLAIEELERNIRLAEEVCPGITDRMVTHIIARFSTN, translated from the exons AGTTCTCATGTTGATCCAGAAGAGTTGTTTACCAAGTTGGATCGCATTGGCAAGGGATCCTTCGGCGAG GTCTTTAAGGGTATTGATAATCGTAGTACGAGCGTTGTTGCCATTAAGACCATTGACTTGGAGGAGGCTGAGGATGAGATCGAGGACATTCAGCAGGAGATCACAGTCCTCAGTCAGTGTGACAGTCCCTACATCACTAAGTACTACGGCTCGTATCTGAAG GGCAGTAAACTATGGATCATCATGGAGTATCTAGGTGGTGGCTCGGCTCTGGATTTG cttcgAGCAGGTCCATTTGATGAGTCTCAGATTGCTACCATGCTAAAGGAGATCTTGAAAGGACTGGACTACCTGCATTCAGAGAAGAAGATTCACAGAGACATTAAAG ctgCTAATGTGCTCCTATCAGAGCACGGTCAGGTGAAACTGGCGGACTTCGGGGTGGCCGGGcagctgacagacacacagattaaGAGGGAGACCTTCGTGGGCACGCCATTTTGGATGGCCCCCGAGGTCATACAGCAGTCTGCGTACGACTCTAAG GCTGACATATGGTCACTGGGTATAACAGCCATCGAGCTGGCCAAAGGCGAGCCTCCGAACTCTGACATGCATCCAATGAGGGTCTTGTTTCACATCCCCAAGTCGCCGCCTCCCACCCTGACTGGGGACTTCTCCAAGAGCTTCAAGGAGTTCACCGAGGCCTGCCTCAACAAGGACCCGGGCTTC AGACCCACCGCGAAAGAGCTGCTCAAACACAAGTTCATAGTCAAACACTGTAAGAAGACGTCGTACCTCAGTGAGTTGATTGACAGGTACCGGAGGTGGAAGGAGGAGGGGCATAGCGGCAGCAGCTCGGACGACTCGGATAG tGAGTCCAGTAACAAGGAGAACAGCCAGTCTCCGGAGTGGTCCTTCACAACGGTCCGCAAGAAGAAGACGGAGAGCAGGAAGGTTCTCAATGGGACG GGTCAGGACCAGCTGAGCAAATCCACCAGCCTGACAACAGTCATCTCTCCCGTTTTCactgag TTGAAGCAGCAACACAAGGACCAGTCTGAGCAGCGGCTGGCTATCGAGGAGCTGGAACGCAACATCCGATTGGCTGAGGAGGTCTGCCCGGGCATCACCGACAGGATGGTCACACACATTATCGCCAG aTTCTCAACCAACTGA
- the stk26 gene encoding serine/threonine-protein kinase 26 isoform X1, translating to MEVPGMQSSHVDPEELFTKLDRIGKGSFGEVFKGIDNRSTSVVAIKTIDLEEAEDEIEDIQQEITVLSQCDSPYITKYYGSYLKGSKLWIIMEYLGGGSALDLLRAGPFDESQIATMLKEILKGLDYLHSEKKIHRDIKAANVLLSEHGQVKLADFGVAGQLTDTQIKRETFVGTPFWMAPEVIQQSAYDSKADIWSLGITAIELAKGEPPNSDMHPMRVLFHIPKSPPPTLTGDFSKSFKEFTEACLNKDPGFRPTAKELLKHKFIVKHCKKTSYLSELIDRYRRWKEEGHSGSSSDDSDSESSNKENSQSPEWSFTTVRKKKTESRKVLNGTGQDQLSKSTSLTTVISPVFTELKQQHKDQSEQRLAIEELERNIRLAEEVCPGITDRMVTHIIARYQKFSTN from the exons AGTTCTCATGTTGATCCAGAAGAGTTGTTTACCAAGTTGGATCGCATTGGCAAGGGATCCTTCGGCGAG GTCTTTAAGGGTATTGATAATCGTAGTACGAGCGTTGTTGCCATTAAGACCATTGACTTGGAGGAGGCTGAGGATGAGATCGAGGACATTCAGCAGGAGATCACAGTCCTCAGTCAGTGTGACAGTCCCTACATCACTAAGTACTACGGCTCGTATCTGAAG GGCAGTAAACTATGGATCATCATGGAGTATCTAGGTGGTGGCTCGGCTCTGGATTTG cttcgAGCAGGTCCATTTGATGAGTCTCAGATTGCTACCATGCTAAAGGAGATCTTGAAAGGACTGGACTACCTGCATTCAGAGAAGAAGATTCACAGAGACATTAAAG ctgCTAATGTGCTCCTATCAGAGCACGGTCAGGTGAAACTGGCGGACTTCGGGGTGGCCGGGcagctgacagacacacagattaaGAGGGAGACCTTCGTGGGCACGCCATTTTGGATGGCCCCCGAGGTCATACAGCAGTCTGCGTACGACTCTAAG GCTGACATATGGTCACTGGGTATAACAGCCATCGAGCTGGCCAAAGGCGAGCCTCCGAACTCTGACATGCATCCAATGAGGGTCTTGTTTCACATCCCCAAGTCGCCGCCTCCCACCCTGACTGGGGACTTCTCCAAGAGCTTCAAGGAGTTCACCGAGGCCTGCCTCAACAAGGACCCGGGCTTC AGACCCACCGCGAAAGAGCTGCTCAAACACAAGTTCATAGTCAAACACTGTAAGAAGACGTCGTACCTCAGTGAGTTGATTGACAGGTACCGGAGGTGGAAGGAGGAGGGGCATAGCGGCAGCAGCTCGGACGACTCGGATAG tGAGTCCAGTAACAAGGAGAACAGCCAGTCTCCGGAGTGGTCCTTCACAACGGTCCGCAAGAAGAAGACGGAGAGCAGGAAGGTTCTCAATGGGACG GGTCAGGACCAGCTGAGCAAATCCACCAGCCTGACAACAGTCATCTCTCCCGTTTTCactgag TTGAAGCAGCAACACAAGGACCAGTCTGAGCAGCGGCTGGCTATCGAGGAGCTGGAACGCAACATCCGATTGGCTGAGGAGGTCTGCCCGGGCATCACCGACAGGATGGTCACACACATTATCGCCAGGTACCAGAA aTTCTCAACCAACTGA
- the stk26 gene encoding serine/threonine-protein kinase 26 isoform X3 encodes MEVPGMQSSHVDPEELFTKLDRIGKGSFGEVFKGIDNRSTSVVAIKTIDLEEAEDEIEDIQQEITVLSQCDSPYITKYYGSYLKGSKLWIIMEYLGGGSALDLLRAGPFDESQIATMLKEILKGLDYLHSEKKIHRDIKAANVLLSEHGQVKLADFGVAGQLTDTQIKRETFVGTPFWMAPEVIQQSAYDSKADIWSLGITAIELAKGEPPNSDMHPMRVLFHIPKSPPPTLTGDFSKSFKEFTEACLNKDPGFRPTAKELLKHKFIVKHCKKTSYLSELIDRYRRWKEEGHSGSSSDDSDSESSNKENSQSPEWSFTTVRKKKTESRKVLNGTGQDQLSKSTSLTTVISPVFTELKQQHKDQSEQRLAIEELERNIRLAEEVCPGITDRMVTHIIARYQK; translated from the exons AGTTCTCATGTTGATCCAGAAGAGTTGTTTACCAAGTTGGATCGCATTGGCAAGGGATCCTTCGGCGAG GTCTTTAAGGGTATTGATAATCGTAGTACGAGCGTTGTTGCCATTAAGACCATTGACTTGGAGGAGGCTGAGGATGAGATCGAGGACATTCAGCAGGAGATCACAGTCCTCAGTCAGTGTGACAGTCCCTACATCACTAAGTACTACGGCTCGTATCTGAAG GGCAGTAAACTATGGATCATCATGGAGTATCTAGGTGGTGGCTCGGCTCTGGATTTG cttcgAGCAGGTCCATTTGATGAGTCTCAGATTGCTACCATGCTAAAGGAGATCTTGAAAGGACTGGACTACCTGCATTCAGAGAAGAAGATTCACAGAGACATTAAAG ctgCTAATGTGCTCCTATCAGAGCACGGTCAGGTGAAACTGGCGGACTTCGGGGTGGCCGGGcagctgacagacacacagattaaGAGGGAGACCTTCGTGGGCACGCCATTTTGGATGGCCCCCGAGGTCATACAGCAGTCTGCGTACGACTCTAAG GCTGACATATGGTCACTGGGTATAACAGCCATCGAGCTGGCCAAAGGCGAGCCTCCGAACTCTGACATGCATCCAATGAGGGTCTTGTTTCACATCCCCAAGTCGCCGCCTCCCACCCTGACTGGGGACTTCTCCAAGAGCTTCAAGGAGTTCACCGAGGCCTGCCTCAACAAGGACCCGGGCTTC AGACCCACCGCGAAAGAGCTGCTCAAACACAAGTTCATAGTCAAACACTGTAAGAAGACGTCGTACCTCAGTGAGTTGATTGACAGGTACCGGAGGTGGAAGGAGGAGGGGCATAGCGGCAGCAGCTCGGACGACTCGGATAG tGAGTCCAGTAACAAGGAGAACAGCCAGTCTCCGGAGTGGTCCTTCACAACGGTCCGCAAGAAGAAGACGGAGAGCAGGAAGGTTCTCAATGGGACG GGTCAGGACCAGCTGAGCAAATCCACCAGCCTGACAACAGTCATCTCTCCCGTTTTCactgag TTGAAGCAGCAACACAAGGACCAGTCTGAGCAGCGGCTGGCTATCGAGGAGCTGGAACGCAACATCCGATTGGCTGAGGAGGTCTGCCCGGGCATCACCGACAGGATGGTCACACACATTATCGCCAGGTACCAGAAGTAG